The sequence below is a genomic window from Rhizobium sp. NXC14.
CATCAATGACGGCTTCCTGACGCCCTTCAAGGTGAAGCAGATCGCCACGACTTTGGATGATTACGTCTATACAAGCGATGACGACGTGATCGAAGGCGAGGTCGAGACGGGCAAGCGCTACACGGAAGGCGATTTCAACCGCATCATTGAAATCGCCGAACGCGAGCGATATCGCGTCAAGACCTTCATGGAAATGATCGACCAGAATCAGAAGACCATTGTCTTTTGCGCCACGCAGGATCATGCCGCCGCCGTACGCGACCTGATCAACCAGATGAAGGCCAGCACCAATCCGAACTACTGCGTCCGCGTGACTGCAAACGATGGGGCAGAAGGGGAAACCTGGCTGCGAACCTTTCAGGACAACGAAAAAACCATTCCCACCATTCTCACCACGTCGCAGAAGCTATCGACCGGGATAGACGCGCGAAATGTGCGCAACATCGTCCTGATGCGTCCTGTCAATTCGATGATCGAGTTCAAGCAGATCGTCGGGCGCGGCACGCGGCTATACGACGGGAAGGACTATTTCACGATCTATGATTTCGTGAAGGCCTACCAGCATTTCTCCGATCCTGAATGGGACGGCGAACCCGCCGAGCCGCCGGAACCTGACGAGCCAAGATCTCCGCGCCCGCCCAAACAGCCCGGCGACGATAGCGGCACCATCGTCGATCCGCCGCCGTCTGGAGGCCGCATTAAAATAAGACTCGCGGACGGCAAAGAGCGGTCGCTTCAGCATATCGCGGCGACAATGTTCTACAGCCCCGACGGGCGGCCTCTATCGGCAGCGGAATTCATCGAGCGTCTGTTCGGGGACCTACCGGCCCTCTTTAAGGACGAGGCCGAGCTGCGCAAGCTCTGGGGCGATCCCACGACGCGCAAAGGGCTTCTTGATAACTTAAACGACCGGGGCTATGGGCGCGAGCAGCTTAGCGAAATCCGTCGTATGATCGACGCAGAGAAAAGCGACTTATTTGACGTGCTCGCCTATATCGCTTTCGCCCTACCGACCATAACGCGAGCGGAACGGGTTGCGACGCGTAAGACTGTTATCTTGCCCCAATATGAAGACAACCTTCAAGCGTTCCTCGATTTCGTACTATTTCAATACGTTGAGCGCGGTGTAGAGGAGCTTGATCAAGACAAATTGGCGGACCTGATGATCCTGAAATACCGCGGCCTACCTGACGCCACTGCGGCACTTGGCGGCAACGTACGGAGGATAAGGGAAGCATTCGTAAGTTTCCAGCCGATGCTATATTCCTGAGTCCGTTGGCCAATCCTTTCTAAAAATTCGACGAAACGGTTGTCCATGATCTAGCATTTTCTTCGCGTAAAGATAGCATTGATCCATGTATCGCTGCGGTATCTGGGGGGTGTTATGAAGCTGCTAATTACCGACGTTACCGAAATGCATGCCGGGAATTTTTGTGTCGCAGGATGGCGTTCGGCAACGTCTTCAATGGTTCGTCCTCTCCCTAATGGAGCAAATTGGACCGCTGCATTGCTGATCCAACACCAGATTGCACCTGGGACCATTATAAAAGTTCAAGCTAACGGTCACCCACCCAACGGAGCGTTTCCCCATCGAACAGAAGACACGCCTGTGGACCCCACCACAATTCAGTTAGTTTCGTCTCCTCCCTTCAATTGGATGGGCGTTGGCGCGCCCGCTGTAAGCAATTCACTCAAAGCCGCTTTTGGTCCACAATTAGCTGCCAACAGTGAGTGGAATGGTGTCTTACAAGGCGTTCATATACCTGCCAACTCCGTAGGGCCGTCGTTAGGAGCCCTGCGGCTCCATAAGAACCAAGTGTCGTTTGTAGAGGAATTTGGAAAACTGAAGGTTATAGTTGATGATGGCCAGAATGAATACAAGATCGCAGTTTCGAGTGCAGAACTGAAGCAGGTATGGCGAACTGGCGGATTGGCAGCGGTTAATCAATTTGTTCCAAACCAGCATTTGCACGTGAGAATTGGGTTAGCGCGAGCATTTGGTAATCCGCCCGCCTACTGCTATGCGATGTTAAACGGGATTCACTGGTGATGTCTTCCAACACGCAATCGACATTATTTACCATCGGTCACTCGACGCACACTTATGAGAAATTCCTCTCGCTGCTTCTACATGCCGGAATCACCGCTATTGCGGATGTTCGTAGCAGCCCATTCTCCAAACACTTCTCTCATTTTAATGGGGATACCCTAAAGCGCGAGCTTCGAAAGGACGGTATAGAGTATTCTTTTCTCGGAGAAGAGTTGGGGGGGCGACCAACAAGTCCTGATTTCTTTTGTGAAGGGGTAGCCGATTATGAAAAAATGGCGAAGGCCGATAAGTTCAAGAGGGGGCTTTCCAGGGTAATTGAAGGCGCACGCACGTATCAGGTCGCCCTTATGTGCTCAGAGCACAATCCGCTAGATTGTCATCGTTGCCTCTTGGTCGGCAGAGCCTTGAAAGAAAACGGCCTCGACGTGCGTCATATTCTGTCGGACGGTCGGATACGTTCTCACCGGCATATAGAAGACAATCTTCTCGCTCTGCTCGGCAACACTACTGGAGACTTGTTCATGCCTGCGCAAGATCGCCTATCAGCTGCATATCGTGATCGAGCCAGCAAAGTCGCATACGCTTTGCCAGTACACCGGAAAGCCACGTACTAATGGAAAAAGTTGATACATTTACGATTGGTTTTACGCAGACGACGGCCCAGAATTTCTTTGAACGACTAAAGAATGCAGGCGTCAAACGATTGTTAGACGTCCGCTTGAATAATACCTCTCAGTTGGCAGGCTTCGCAAAAGCCAACGATCTAAGATTTTTTTTGAAAACTATTGCTGAAATAGATTATGCTCACGAGCCAAATCTGGCGCCAACAGAAGCTATGCTTACAGCCTTTAAGAAAGAAAAAGGCGACTGGTATACTTATCGAGCTCGATTTATGAACTTGATGGAATTACGACACGTCGAAGAACGATACACTCCTGGGTCGTTTCACGGAGCATGTTTGCTGTGCTCTGAAGCAAAGCCTCATAATTGCCACCGGCAGCTTGTTTGTGAATATCTCAACGGAAAATGGGGAGGTTCTTTAAAGGTTCGCCATCTTTAAGAGCTTGAATCGTGTGACTCCCACCGTCTCAAACCGCTTTGCGGCACCGGCCACCGTCAACAGGAACCTTGCTATTCAAGGCTCTTGAAAACGGGGCGCAACTTAGCGCATAGTTAGCAGAAGGGCTAAACAAAACCAATAAATTCAATTAATTAGAACAACATTCTCCCAATTCCGATGACGCTCTTCGATAGTGTCAGAAAAATCGGCCTGAGCTAATCTGAGATCTGAAGCGACGGCCAAATTCTAGCGCAGTCCTAGCGCAGTCTGAAATCAGCACTATAAAAATCAAATGGTTAGAACCTATGTCTTCCAATTCCGATTCCAAAGGTCACAGGTTCGAATCCTGTCGGGTGCGCCATCATCTTATCGAAATTGTTGAATTGTCGGCTTTTGCGCTCTTCCTCAAAACGGCAATATCGGCAGCGCAATGCTAACCACTCCGGAAAACTCGTTGTTTTCAATATCGGCGAATAGCGGCCGCAGCCCGCGTTAGCACGGTGTTAGCGTAAGTCACCTACCATAGCGACACTATCGGAAACCCGGTTTGTCCGTTGCAACAGCACAAATGGACGCTGGGGATCACGGAAACGCCACGGCTTACGGAGATTGCATGAAACCGGTTCTAGCCAGCCTGATATTGTCGTCTGCCATGCTGCTATCCAGCGCGTCGGGATTTGCCGCTTCTGGCGGATGGCAGTCGGATGGGCAAGGCACGAGATATTGGCATGTCACCCCGCCGCCCGGGCAATGCAATATAAGTCAGGCGAAAAACCGTGCGCTTCGGGCCGGCATCTATCGCAGCGAGATCATGCAGCAGGATGAGAATATCATCGTGCTCAGAGGCCTGGATGAATCGGGCGACCGGCGAACGATCGGTTTCGGCAACATCAGGGGATGTCCAGAGTTGGAAGGCTACGAGGAAAGCCCGAACTTCTGAGGGTATTTAAAGCCGACCATCGCCGTAACTGGCTCCGGCAATTGAATTGGATGCGACCGGACGACGCGACCGGTCGGCCAGGGCCACAAGCCCGTCCAGGTGTCCGCGAGCCCTTGGAAAACGATCTCCCGAAAACAGTGCGACGCCTGCTCCAGAATACGCCATTTACCTCCCGGCGGGGACTGGAAGCGTGAAATCACGCTCGATTTCGTTGACGTTATTCGTGATCGCCAAGGCTTTCAATCCCCACGATTCCCCGTCACCCCGCCGGAAGTATACCGTCGCGGCACTTCTTGAAAACAGGCGGCGACCGCCGCGCTGTTCAAGTAAGAGACTCCATCGCCGCTGGCGCGGGCCAACCGGGAAAACAAATGAGCGCCCCTGAATGCTGATTTACAACAGCGCAGAAAATAAAGATTGAAATCGGCCCCGCCCGTAAATCTTTTATCAGGCCCTACTGTTCTCCCTCCAGGATCTCTGTGTTAGGCAGCCCCAAAAGCGCCAATCTTGCGCGCGACCAAACTACACTCTCGACATCGAAGGCAGGCGCATTGAAGGTTTACAGACCAGAGATTGATGGCCTCAGGGCCATATCGGTGATCGCGGTTATTCTTTACCACGCCGAGTTCACGGTGGCCGGCCACCCGCTGCTTTCTGGTGGATATATCGGCGTCGATGTATTTTTTGTGATCAGCGGCTTCCTGATTTCCCAGATTTTGCTGACGGAAATCGAAGCGACGGGGCGTATCGATTTCCTGAAATTCTATGCCCGTCGTGCGCGGCGAATTCTGCCGGCGTTGTTCGCAGTGATTTTCGGGACGATGCCCTTCGCCTATTATTTTTTGTTGCCGTTGGAACTCACTGATTAGGCGAACTCCGTAGGTTCTTCGCTGCTGTTTGGATCGAATATCTATTTTTATTTTACGGCGGCCCAGTACGGCGAGCCCAATACCCTTCTCAAGCCTTTTCTTCACACCTGGTCGCTGAGCGTCGAAGAGCAGTTTTATATCGCCTTTCCGGTCTTGTTGCTGATCGTGCGCCGATACTTGAAATCGAACTTTTTGCCATGCGTGTTGGTGGCGGCAGCCCTCAGCTTCGTATTCTGTTTCGTCACGGTACGGCACGATCCGCAGCAGGCCTTCTATTCGCCGCTCACCCGGGCCTGGGAGCTGCTGGCCGGAACACTGCTCGCCTATTACGAACTCAGGCGAGGACAGCCTCGCCCCCAGCCGTTGCTCGCGGCAGCCGGGCTTATCCTCGTTGTTGGTTCGCTCATCTTGTTTGGAAAGGATACGGTTCATCCTGGCCGGGTCACTGTGATCCCCGTCGTCGGGACCTGCCTTGTGCTCGCATTCGCCAGCCGTGAGCACGCAGCCGGGCGCCTGCTGGCTTCTCGGCCCGCGGCGCTCACCGGATTGGTGTCCTACTCCTTATATTTGTGGCATTATCCGGTCTTCGCTTTCTGGCGGCTGACAAGCTTGGATTTCGGCAATGGCGACAAGTTTCTCGCCATCGCAGTGACGGTCCTGGTCTCAGTCATCAGCTTTGTCGTCATTGAAAAGCCGCTTCGCCACACCAGGAGAAGCCGCGCTCTCTGGATCACCCTGAGCTCATCCGTTGCAACCATCGCAGCTGCTGTCCTTTCAGCAATCACGATGGCCGGTTTTCCTCACAGGCTGGATGAAGTCTATTCACCTGTCGCGCAGGCGGACGAAGCACGGCTCGAAAGCACTTTTCTAAGCTTGAACGACAACATTCAAGCTGAGAAGCCCGTTATCTTCATCATTGGGGACTCGCACGCCAGAAATTGGTCGATTGCGCTGAAAAATTACGTCGATACCGATCGGTATCAAGTCGTGGCGCTCAGCTATTTGAACTGCATGGTTGAGATCAAGAACGATAGTGTGAAGGCCCCCTCACGCGCCAGCATCTACGACAAATACTGCATTCCCTTTGAAAAATATATCAACGACAAATCATTGCTCAGCCGAACGAAAGCGATCTTCCTCACGAGCCTTCGGCCTTTCGAATACACCGTCAACCCGTTCAGGTTCGAGCTTATTTCCTGGATGAAAAGCCACTCGGATAATGCGCGCGTTTTCGTGTTCGGAAATTACTTCCAGCTCGACGAATTGCACTCGTGCCTGGGGCTGATGTTTCAGAGAAAATCCGACGCCTCTATCTGCCTGCGATCGGCGAGCTATCCGCCGGCCAACCAGCCTTTAGAGCAACTGCCCTTTTTCCCCTCCGGTCTTCCGTTCACCTACGTCGATATCGTCAAGCTTCACTGCGATTATGACAAGGAGAAATGCCTCACCAGCAGCAGGGGTGTTCCATTCATCACAGACTGGAACCATATGACAGCCGAATTTCTGACGACGTTGATTGGTGACATTCTGGAAAAGAAAACCGCCGATCTACGCAGCAACGGTCTGCTCGATTTCCTGGTACCGCCGCACCCCAGCCAAGCCGAACGAACGGCAAGTTCTGAGCCGAACGCTGGTCCCGCGTCTTCCGCCTCTCCATCAAATTAGGCGGTGCTCCGACACAAGGGACGATGAGCTCGGTGTTCAAGTCCGGACCTTCGTATACCATCGTTGAGATGGTGCTCATGCGCACGAGCTAGAAGCACACGACAAGCGCCCTCCACTTCCGTCCCATACCAGACGTTGCTGAGGATCTTTGCCTTCTCTGCCCGACCGGTGGAGCCGTCGCATCCGATCCTCGATATTGCTCGTATTTTGCGATTGAATTTATCCGGTCGGTCGTTCCTTTCGATTATGACAGTAGTTAAAATTGACAGCGAGATCACGATTGGGCGTAAGGTGATCTACGTTAGAATGACGGCTGCGAGGCGCCGGAAATGGCCCGTGCCCCGGCCGCACGGCCCGCCGCTACATCGCCAAAGTTCGCATCAATCTAGCCTTGATAGACAGCCACGTCGGCTTGGCCTTCCTGGTCCGACGCTTCTGATTGCAGGCGAAACAAACAAGATGAAGATTTTCGAGGCAACTGTTTCCGCCCTAAGCCTTCGCTTGCGCATCCGCCTGTTAGCAATTTGTTGACCATAAGCTGGCTTTACTGGGCCTGATGGATGGGAGGTTTCCGCCCGCCGTCGAATGTTTGGTGTGGGACGGGATTGTTCGTGTTGGAGTATTCACAGGGTTTGTCGGGTGAAGCCTTGGGCGGAATTGCCGCGCTCCTGTCGCGGGCCAAACGCTTCGCGGCACAGACCATTCTGCCGGCTCTCTTTGCGCTGCCGGCACTTGCCGGTTCTGCATCCCTTGCATCGGCGGAAGATCGGGCGCTGAAGCTTTTCTTCACCCACACCGGCGAGAGGGCCACGATCACCTACAAGCGGGATGGAAAGTTCGATTCCAGGGGCCTTGCCCAGATCAACCGGTTTCTGCGCGACTGGCGAAGGATGAGCCGACTCGGATGGATCCGCGGCTGCTCGACCTGGTCTGGGAGGTGTATAAGAAGAGCGGCGGCAAGGATTATATCCACGTCGTCTCCGCCTATCGTTCCCCAGCCACCAACAACATGCTGCGCAACCGTTCGCGCAGCACTGGCGTCGCCAAGAAGAGCCAGCACATGCTGGGCAAGGCGATGGATTTCTACGTTCCCGGCGTGAAGCTTGCGACGCTGCGTGCCATTGCCATGCAGATGCAGGTCGGCGGTGTCGGCTATTATCCGACCTCGGGATCCCCCTTCGTGCATCTCGACGTCGGCAATGTCCGGGCCTGGCCCCGCATGTCCCGGCAGGAACTCGCGCGTATATTCCCGAATGGGAAAACGATGCATCTTCCGGCAGATGGCCGGCCGCTGCCGGGATATAATCAGGCGGTTGCGAACTACAGGAAACGCGTCAGCTCCACCTCGATCGAGATCGCCAGCACCGCCGGAGAAGACGAAGACGCGGGAGCCTCCACCACGCCAAGCGGCGGCACCACCGCGCTGCTGCCGACGCCGAAAAGCCGGGCCTTGAACGCGCTGGCGCAACAGACCGGCGCGGTCGAGCGAGATGACAAAGGCTCCGCTCCCGATCTTTCATCTCTCCCGATTCCGATACCGGCGATGCGCCCCCTCGCCCTGGCGCAGGACTCGGGCGCGGACGACAGGCTGGTGACTGCCTCGATCGGCCCGATTGCGGCACTTCCGGAGAGACGCCCGCCCGCATTGCCGGCTCACGCGCGCTTCCATCCCGTCGTTGCCGCCCAGCAGACCTCCAGGCAGGGTACCGACATGATCGCCTCCCTGCCGATGACCGCTTCCTGGGAAGAAGCAGATTTCCTTGCATCGACGTCAGAAGCGGCGCTGATGCAATGGGCGCTGCATTCTCCCGGCGCGGCGATTGGATTGAGCGCGCCTCGCCTTTCCCCACGCACGGTCCATCGCGAGGCGAATGTCGCGGCTTCAGACGAGAACACCGTTCCGGTCGCCGCCACAGGTCCGTTCGACGCCAGCCGGTTTTCGTCGCTCCCGGAGGGTTGACCACCGAAAAACGATAGATGCATAGGGGCCAGAAGTCGTTTCTAAGCTTGCGTCAGAGAAGTGCTCCGGTGCTGTGGGTACAATGGCGGAGAGCTAATGGCGACACGGCAATAGCAGAGATGCTCTTGTCTCCGTTCCCGATCGAATCAATAGAGCGATTAAAATATCAACGCGAGGTTTGAAATATATCATCACTCGCTCAGCGCTTATGAGCCGTATCAACAAGATCATAAGCCGTAGGAACTTCTTCAATGCCGGTGAGTTAAGAGTGCGGATGTGATCGTCGGTCAGTCGACTTCGCATTTGTCCTTTCCAACTTCGCAGCCCCGCAATCCAGCGGGGCTTTTTTTTGCAGAAGTACTTTGCTCGGTACGGCACCGTACGGAAACTCTTGCGACCCGCGGGCGTTTCTTGCTTCGGATCGCGCAGAAGGAGCCTCTCCTGTCTCCGCGCGCACCCCTATGCCCTGTGCGATCCACAATACCTCGACAAAACCTTCCGAGATCCGATTGCGAGCTGCGGCAGGGCAGCGGCCGAGCCGACGCCGGCCGCTCCACCCTTTCATCCGGCCGAGTGGCGCTGTGCATATGCCGGCGGCTCATCTCACTGTCTCAGTGAACGACCGCGATCACCCGTATTCCGGCTTCCTCCGCGGCGCGAATGAGGGCGGCGCGCGCCATATCGGGCGAAATATTGCCCTGGATCGCGTCAAGGCAGGTCTTTACAGCCGCTATATATTCCCGGCCGTCATCCGTCGGCCAGGCGGCGACAAGCGCGCCTGCGACCTCACCGAGCGACCGGACCAGCCTGTGTTTTTCCTGACCGCCCATCACAAGCATCAGAGGCGCGAAGTCTTCGCTTGTGTGCCAGTCTACAATTCCGACCGTCTGTATTGCCATTCGTTGCTTCACCTCACAAGAAGCCTTCCTCATCCGCTCAAACGCAGGCGCCGGGTTCGGCAGGTTGGCGCTTTGGCAGGAGGTCTCGACGGTGTTTCGCGACAGACCAAAACCTTCCTGAGATGTCCCTTCAATCGGACGGGAAGCATCTAAGGCAGGTGATGCAGGGGAAAAGCCGGACCTAAGTCGGACTGGAAGGGCGGCAGCGGCTGTTCATATAACAGAGTCATGTAACCTGTAGGTCCGTGGAGGGGCGGAACGGGAGGAGGAGATGAAGTTCGGCCCCGATAACAACAACCATGAAGAGCGCTTTTCGCAAGGCCACAGTTCGGCAGCAACCGTCGCCACAATCGAAGCAGCCCTTTCCGCTGATCCCGACATCGACAGCAGCGCTATCGAGGTCAGGATGCTCGGTCCTGTCGTGCTGCTTGAAGGCTATATTACCAAGCCCGCCGACCGCGACAAAGCCATCGCGCTTGCGGCGATGATCGTCGGTGAGGAGAATGTCCACGACCGGATGCTGAGCCGTTTCTCCACGCAGTAGCGAGGGGTCGGCGACTAGGACCAAGGTCGGCTAAGCCCCGGCCTCTAGTCCTAACTCCGGAACCGTTCCTCCATTATCCGGTTGGTACGCCAGCGGAACCAACCGCATCAAAGGAGGAACATTGATGAATATCAAAGCAGTAGGAATTGCCGCTGGTCTCCTGTTGGCCTCGACCTCTGCCTTTGCGCAGCAGTCGACGGTCACAGGCGCGGTCGGAGGCGCCGCGACGGGTGCCATCGTCGGCGGCCCGGTGGGTGCTGCTGTCGGCGGCATCGTCGGCGGCGTCGCAGGCAGCGTCATCGATCCGCCGCCGCCAAAGGTGGTGACCTATGTCGAGCAGGCTCCCGCCCCGGCTGAACGCGTCGTGGTGAAGGAGAAGGTTGTCGTCGGGCAGCCCCTGCCGGAGACAGTCGTCGCGACGCCAATTCCTGACGATCCGAAATATGCCTATGCGATCGTCAACGATCAGCGTGTGATCGTCGAACCTTCCTCGCGGACGGTCATCCAGGTCATCGAGTGACAGACGGGCGGCAAAGCCGCCATTCCAACAATCAGGGCGCGCATGTCACGCATGAGAATGCGGGCGGTACCGCCTGTTCGAGCTTCGGAGAATGATCATGAAAAGCAACCATCTCGCCATGCTTCTGGCAGCGCTGTCGCTCGGCGTATCGCCGCTTGCGACACTGCCGGCCGCGGCCCAGCAGGACACCACAAAGAGCAGCGGCCAGACCCAGTCCGGTTCTCAAAGCACGGATTCCGGCTCGCAATCCGGGGCCGGCAAGACCGACTGCACCCCCGATGCTTCCGGGGCCTGCCCGCAGGGCAAGGGCCAGACGACGCAGCAGAAATCCGGCCAGGGCTCCGACATGAAAAAGAGTGCTGAACAGCCTTCCAACGACAACGGTTCGACGAGCGGAAGCACCTCGGGCAAGGCTTCGACGGAAACCAAGCCCGCATCGCCGGACGCCAGCGGCGCCACCACCACCGAACAGAAGCCCACCGCCAAATCCGGCACGACCGATACCAGCGGCTCCGCCACCACAGGCACAAAAGGCAGCACTACGCAGAGCGGCGACGCGACCAAGCAGTCGACTGATCAGAATGCGACGACGACAAACAAGAGCTCGTCGGAAACCAACGTCAACAACAACACGACAACGAACAAGCAGACTTCGAACACCACCAACGTCAACATCTCGGTCGAACAGCAGACTGAAATTCGATCGGTGGTGAAGGAGGTCCATGTCGCACCGGTGAAGGAAGTGGACTTCACGGTCTCCGTCGGGGTGAAAATCCCGAAGAAGGTGCGGCTCGAACCATTGCCGCCGCGCATCGTCAAGATCGTTCCGCAGTATGAAGGCTATCGCTTCTTCATCCTTGCGGATGGCCGGATCGTCATCGTCGATCCGAATGCTCTGACGATCGTCTATATCATCGAGGCCTAAGGCCTAACACGCAGATTCCGGCGGCGTCTTTTTCGCCGCCGGGCGGCCCACCACACCCTCCATCCAATACGCACATTGAGTGACTGGCCTTCCTTCCGGCTTGAGCGTCTACTCTATCGCTCTGGCGGAGGAAGCAGACCATGGCCATGTATCTCACACGCTTCAGCTATACGCCCGAAACCTGGGCGCGCATGATCGAAAAGCCTGAGGATCGCCGCGAGGCGGCACGCAGCTACATCGAATCCGTGGGCGGCAAACTCCATGGGTTCTGGTATGCCTTTGGCGAGCATGACGGATGGAATTTGTGGGAGGCGCCCGACAACGTATCGATGGCGGCCGTCACGCTTGCGATCGGCGCCGGCGGCGCGCTCAGCTCGATCGAGACCACCGTGCTGCTCGAAGTCGAGGACACGATCCAGGCCCTGGAAAGAGCGAAGTCGATCCGATACCGCCCGCCGGCAGCCTAGGTTGCGGTAGCATCAAAGCGCGCCGAGGCCTTTCGGATCCGCTCGCGCTTCAGTTCATTGTTTACGCATGCTGCTGTCGAAGAACCGCAGCCTATTCGCTCTGCCTGAAATTCCGGATCCGATCGAACAGCACCGCCAGCACGATCGCGCCGCCGATAAAAGTCCCCTGCCAGAAGGCGTTGATGCCGAGCAGACCGAGGCTGTTGCGGATCACTTCGATCAGAGCCGCACCGACCAGGGCGCCGAAGGCGGTGCCGACGCCGCCGGCGAGATTGGCGCCGCCAATGACGGCGGCGGCGATGACCTGCAGTTCCATGCCGGCCCCGATATTGGTGGTGACGGCGCCGAGCCAGCCGGTCTGGACGATGCCGGCAATGCCGGCCGACAGCGCCGAAATCATGTAGACGGCGACCTTGATGCGACGCACCGGAACGCCGGTCAGTGTCGCGGCGTGTTCATTGCCGCCGATGGCGAAGATATAGCGGCCGAACCGCGTCCAGCGCAGCACGAAGCCGGTCAGAAGCGCCAGAATGATCATGTAGAGGACAGGATTGGCGATGCCGAGAAACCAGGCGCCGCCGCCGAGCGCCAGGAGCTTGTCGTGATCGGGACCGAACTGGAAAACGACGGTGTTGTTGGAGGCGACCATGGCGAGGCTGCGCGCCACCGACAGCATGCCAAGCGTCACCACGAAGGGCGGGAAATCGAGATAGGCGATCATAACGCCATTGAAAGCGCCGACGACAAGCGCCGTGCCGATCGCGGCCGCTATGCCGATTTCGATGCCGTAACCGGCATGCATGGTGACAGCCAGCACCATGCTGCAGAGGCAGAGCACCGAGCCGACGGAGAGGTCGATGCCGCCGGTGATGATGACCAGCGTCATGCCGAGCGCGATGATGGCGACGAAGGTGACGTTCCGGGTGATGTTGTAGAGGTTCTTCGCCGTCGCAAAGGAATCCGTGGCAAAGGACAGGAAGAGGCAGGCGAGGATGACGGCGATCAGCACCCAGAAGGTCTGACTGCCGACGAACTCCGAAAGCCGGCTTCGCTCTCTCTGCGCAATCGTCTGATCGAGGGTAACTGCCATTGCTGACCTTCTTTTCTGCCCGGTTCCACGCCGCTCAAACCTGTTCGATGGCGCCTGTTATGAGACCCGTCACTTCCTCCGGCGAGCTCGCCGCAATTGATTTGTCGGCGACTTTCCGGCCGCGGCGCATGACGATCACCCGATCGGCGACGGTAAAGACGTCGGGCATGCGGTGACTGATCAGCACGACCGCGATGCCGCGATCACGCAGCTCGCGGATCAGGTTCAAGACCTCCGCCACCTGGCGGACCGAAATCGCAGCGGTCGGCTCGTCCATCAGCACGATCTTCGCTTCCGACAGCATGGTGCGGCCGATCGCCACCGCCTGCCGCTGGCCGCCCGACATCTGCTTGACGAGGTCACGCGGGCGGGTTTCCGATTTCAGCTCCTTGAAGATCTCGCCGGC
It includes:
- a CDS encoding DUF982 domain-containing protein, with amino-acid sequence MQTVGIVDWHTSEDFAPLMLVMGGQEKHRLVRSLGEVAGALVAAWPTDDGREYIAAVKTCLDAIQGNISPDMARAALIRAAEEAGIRVIAVVH
- a CDS encoding SGNH hydrolase domain-containing protein yields the protein MAGFPHRLDEVYSPVAQADEARLESTFLSLNDNIQAEKPVIFIIGDSHARNWSIALKNYVDTDRYQVVALSYLNCMVEIKNDSVKAPSRASIYDKYCIPFEKYINDKSLLSRTKAIFLTSLRPFEYTVNPFRFELISWMKSHSDNARVFVFGNYFQLDELHSCLGLMFQRKSDASICLRSASYPPANQPLEQLPFFPSGLPFTYVDIVKLHCDYDKEKCLTSSRGVPFITDWNHMTAEFLTTLIGDILEKKTADLRSNGLLDFLVPPHPSQAERTASSEPNAGPASSASPSN
- a CDS encoding GYD domain-containing protein, with amino-acid sequence MAMYLTRFSYTPETWARMIEKPEDRREAARSYIESVGGKLHGFWYAFGEHDGWNLWEAPDNVSMAAVTLAIGAGGALSSIETTVLLEVEDTIQALERAKSIRYRPPAA
- a CDS encoding type I restriction endonuclease subunit R; translation: MNEAETRAELIDPALAAAGWGVAEGTRVAREFQITAGRLEGAGRRGKADKADYVLIYRGKRLAVIEAKKRGAHVTEGLAQAKAYAAKLQIRFTYATNGTGVYQADMQTGAEGHALGFPTPQQLWDWTYAEENVWRDRFAAVPVEDKGGSWTSRYYQDIAIDRVMEVVAAGGSRILITLATGTGKTYVAFQIAWKLYHARWSLNREPTRRPRILFLADRNILADQAYNAFSPFADDARVRIDPGKIRKTGRVPKNGSVFFTIFQTFMTGTNAEGVPSPSFFDYPPDFFDFIIIDECHRGGARDESNWRGILEYFSPAVQLGLTATPKRRDNVDTYAYFGEPVYTYSLREGINDGFLTPFKVKQIATTLDDYVYTSDDDVIEGEVETGKRYTEGDFNRIIEIAERERYRVKTFMEMIDQNQKTIVFCATQDHAAAVRDLINQMKASTNPNYCVRVTANDGAEGETWLRTFQDNEKTIPTILTTSQKLSTGIDARNVRNIVLMRPVNSMIEFKQIVGRGTRLYDGKDYFTIYDFVKAYQHFSDPEWDGEPAEPPEPDEPRSPRPPKQPGDDSGTIVDPPPSGGRIKIRLADGKERSLQHIAATMFYSPDGRPLSAAEFIERLFGDLPALFKDEAELRKLWGDPTTRKGLLDNLNDRGYGREQLSEIRRMIDAEKSDLFDVLAYIAFALPTITRAERVATRKTVILPQYEDNLQAFLDFVLFQYVERGVEELDQDKLADLMILKYRGLPDATAALGGNVRRIREAFVSFQPMLYS
- a CDS encoding DUF488 domain-containing protein, which codes for MEKVDTFTIGFTQTTAQNFFERLKNAGVKRLLDVRLNNTSQLAGFAKANDLRFFLKTIAEIDYAHEPNLAPTEAMLTAFKKEKGDWYTYRARFMNLMELRHVEERYTPGSFHGACLLCSEAKPHNCHRQLVCEYLNGKWGGSLKVRHL
- a CDS encoding DUF488 domain-containing protein; the encoded protein is MSSNTQSTLFTIGHSTHTYEKFLSLLLHAGITAIADVRSSPFSKHFSHFNGDTLKRELRKDGIEYSFLGEELGGRPTSPDFFCEGVADYEKMAKADKFKRGLSRVIEGARTYQVALMCSEHNPLDCHRCLLVGRALKENGLDVRHILSDGRIRSHRHIEDNLLALLGNTTGDLFMPAQDRLSAAYRDRASKVAYALPVHRKATY
- a CDS encoding DUF1236 domain-containing protein produces the protein MKSNHLAMLLAALSLGVSPLATLPAAAQQDTTKSSGQTQSGSQSTDSGSQSGAGKTDCTPDASGACPQGKGQTTQQKSGQGSDMKKSAEQPSNDNGSTSGSTSGKASTETKPASPDASGATTTEQKPTAKSGTTDTSGSATTGTKGSTTQSGDATKQSTDQNATTTNKSSSETNVNNNTTTNKQTSNTTNVNISVEQQTEIRSVVKEVHVAPVKEVDFTVSVGVKIPKKVRLEPLPPRIVKIVPQYEGYRFFILADGRIVIVDPNALTIVYIIEA
- a CDS encoding DUF1236 domain-containing protein; the encoded protein is MNIKAVGIAAGLLLASTSAFAQQSTVTGAVGGAATGAIVGGPVGAAVGGIVGGVAGSVIDPPPPKVVTYVEQAPAPAERVVVKEKVVVGQPLPETVVATPIPDDPKYAYAIVNDQRVIVEPSSRTVIQVIE
- a CDS encoding BON domain-containing protein, with product MKFGPDNNNHEERFSQGHSSAATVATIEAALSADPDIDSSAIEVRMLGPVVLLEGYITKPADRDKAIALAAMIVGEENVHDRMLSRFSTQ